In Hoeflea ulvae, one genomic interval encodes:
- a CDS encoding SDR family NAD(P)-dependent oxidoreductase, translating into MPDIQSVMGKDKVAVVTGAASGIGLAAACAFAARGMCVVLVDNDRDRLTQAEKQVAALSADPASDIVAIETDVSDLGDVEALERAVMERFGRVHLLMNNAGIQPGSSLFGPQVNWDRVLGVNLNGIINGTRVFGPGMIVHGEPAMIINTGSKQGITTPPGDPAYNVAKAGVKAFSEALAHELRSTADCQVSAHLLIPGFVYTPLAARGRTEKPEAAWTAEQTVDFMMDSLEKGDFYILCPDNDVDRATDEKRIAWAAGDIIENRPPLSRWHPDYAEKFKDFLKQ; encoded by the coding sequence ATGCCTGATATTCAATCGGTGATGGGCAAGGACAAGGTTGCGGTGGTGACGGGGGCAGCCTCGGGCATCGGTCTTGCCGCCGCCTGCGCATTCGCCGCGCGCGGCATGTGCGTGGTGCTTGTCGACAATGACAGGGACCGGCTGACGCAAGCCGAAAAACAGGTGGCGGCGCTTTCGGCCGATCCCGCCAGCGACATCGTGGCGATCGAGACCGACGTCAGCGATCTCGGCGATGTCGAGGCGCTGGAGCGGGCGGTGATGGAGCGCTTTGGCCGGGTTCACCTGCTGATGAACAATGCCGGCATCCAGCCCGGCAGCAGCCTGTTCGGCCCGCAGGTCAACTGGGACAGGGTGCTCGGCGTCAATCTCAACGGCATCATCAACGGCACCCGCGTCTTCGGACCCGGCATGATCGTCCATGGCGAGCCTGCCATGATCATCAACACCGGCTCCAAACAGGGCATCACCACGCCGCCGGGTGACCCGGCCTATAATGTGGCCAAGGCCGGGGTGAAGGCGTTCAGCGAAGCGCTCGCGCACGAGTTGCGCAGCACGGCCGATTGCCAGGTCAGCGCCCATCTGCTGATTCCGGGCTTTGTCTACACGCCGCTGGCCGCCCGCGGACGGACCGAAAAGCCGGAGGCTGCCTGGACCGCGGAACAGACGGTGGATTTCATGATGGACAGCCTGGAAAAGGGCGATTTCTACATCCTCTGCCCCGACAATGATGTCGACCGCGCCACCGACGAGAAGCGTATCGCCTGGGCCGCCGGCGACATCATCGAGAACCGCCCGCCGCTGTCGCGCTGGCACCCGGATTATGCGGAGAAGTTCAAGGATTTTCTCAAACAGTAG